The proteins below are encoded in one region of Betaproteobacteria bacterium:
- a CDS encoding quinoprotein dehydrogenase-associated SoxYZ-like carrier has product MKYPLTIAAIALAALMPLADAAALDESGDPLASARWSDIQKQYFADAPLVFDPRVKVLAPSTAENPMQVPLTVDASALPGVVEVVVVADFNPITQVLRFYPEAAPAFLGFRLKLQQSSPVRAAARTRDGVWHVGGTWVNTVGGGCTAPSAGGASRDWQTHLNEVSGRQWSEGPNAGRIRMRIVHPMDTGLVAGTPAFYLEEINFTDSAGKRLMRVQPFEPVSENPVFTLNRNAADGPVETSGRDNNGNLFKARIAQ; this is encoded by the coding sequence ATGAAGTATCCCCTGACCATCGCAGCGATTGCACTGGCGGCACTGATGCCGCTGGCCGATGCGGCTGCGCTCGACGAAAGCGGTGATCCGCTGGCGTCGGCGAGGTGGTCGGACATCCAGAAGCAGTATTTTGCCGATGCCCCCCTCGTCTTCGATCCGCGTGTCAAGGTGCTTGCGCCGTCGACGGCGGAGAATCCGATGCAGGTGCCGCTGACGGTGGACGCGAGCGCCTTGCCCGGGGTGGTGGAAGTGGTCGTCGTGGCCGATTTCAACCCGATTACGCAGGTCCTGCGTTTTTATCCCGAAGCGGCGCCGGCATTTCTCGGCTTCCGACTCAAGCTGCAGCAATCGTCACCGGTCCGCGCCGCGGCCCGCACCCGTGATGGCGTCTGGCACGTTGGTGGCACCTGGGTGAATACGGTAGGTGGCGGTTGTACGGCACCATCGGCTGGCGGTGCGTCCAGGGACTGGCAAACGCACCTGAACGAGGTGAGCGGCCGTCAATGGAGCGAAGGCCCGAATGCCGGGCGGATTCGCATGCGCATCGTGCATCCGATGGATACTGGCCTGGTCGCCGGGACACCGGCCTTCTACCTTGAAGAAATCAACTTTACCGATTCTGCCGGCAAACGCCTGATGCGTGTTCAGCCCTTCGAGCCGGTCAGCGAGAATCCGGTTTTCACACTGAATCGCAATGCTGCCGATGGCCCGGTCGAGACCAGTGGTCGCGACAACAACGGCAATCTCTTCAAGGCGAGGATCGCCCAATGA